The Marinitoga litoralis genome contains a region encoding:
- the truA gene encoding tRNA pseudouridine(38-40) synthase TruA, with product MRRVAAIVAYDGTKFNGFQGQPKVRTVQGEFEKVLYRIFKQKVISFGAGRTDTGVHGYGQVIAFDVPIEKMTLKNIKDALNANLPEDIYVRKVIDVRDKFSPRHEATKRVYHYYIYQNDEPNIFLRDRVWWFPYDLDIEKMRKAAKYLEGEHDFSTFKTGNDDRNPVRTIYRIRILKMRNNIILIRVEGHSFLRRMVRNIVGALVKVGTGSWEPEYIKEILEAKSRSKAPASAPPQGLYFYSVLF from the coding sequence ATGAGAAGAGTAGCAGCAATAGTGGCATATGATGGAACAAAATTTAATGGTTTTCAAGGACAACCTAAAGTTAGAACTGTTCAAGGAGAATTTGAAAAGGTATTATATAGAATTTTTAAACAAAAAGTTATATCCTTTGGTGCAGGAAGAACTGATACAGGCGTTCATGGATACGGACAAGTTATAGCTTTTGATGTTCCAATAGAAAAAATGACATTAAAAAATATAAAAGACGCATTAAATGCAAATTTGCCAGAAGATATTTATGTTAGAAAAGTTATTGATGTAAGAGATAAGTTTTCTCCTAGACATGAAGCAACAAAAAGAGTTTATCATTATTATATATATCAAAATGATGAACCTAATATATTTTTAAGGGATAGAGTATGGTGGTTTCCATATGATTTGGATATTGAAAAAATGAGAAAAGCTGCTAAATACCTAGAAGGAGAACATGATTTTTCTACTTTTAAAACAGGAAATGATGATAGAAACCCTGTGAGAACAATATATAGAATTAGAATATTAAAGATGAGAAATAATATTATTTTAATTAGAGTTGAAGGACATTCTTTCTTAAGAAGAATGGTTAGAAATATAGTAGGAGCATTAGTAAAGGTAGGTACAGGAAGTTGGGAACCAGAATATATAAAAGAAATTTTAGAAGCAAAAAGTCGATCAAAGGCGCCAGCTTCAGCGCCACCACAAGGATTATACTTTTATTCAGTTTTATTTTAA
- a CDS encoding TlyA family RNA methyltransferase, whose amino-acid sequence MDIRLDVYLSKNKLVESREKAQKLIKENKVKVNGQIVNKPSRKISDEDIVELLEKEKYVSRAAYKLKKALDYFNIDVQNKNCIDIGSSTGGFTQVLLEYGANKVYAVDSGTNQLHEKLRKDKRIVIMENTNARYLNKEDFENVEIFTCDVSFISVTKLIDSIYNITSENAEGIILIKPQFELDPLKLVKGVVKKDIYRHEAIEKVKSAFIKKGFKIIGITESPVKGKEGNIEYLLYLKK is encoded by the coding sequence ATGGATATAAGATTAGATGTGTATTTATCAAAGAATAAATTAGTGGAATCAAGAGAAAAAGCTCAAAAATTAATAAAAGAAAATAAAGTAAAAGTTAATGGTCAAATTGTTAATAAACCATCTAGAAAAATAAGTGATGAAGATATAGTAGAACTTTTAGAAAAAGAAAAATATGTAAGTAGGGCAGCATATAAGCTAAAGAAAGCTTTAGATTATTTTAATATAGATGTTCAAAATAAAAATTGTATTGATATAGGTTCCTCAACAGGAGGTTTTACACAGGTACTTTTAGAATATGGTGCAAATAAAGTCTATGCTGTTGATTCAGGAACAAATCAATTGCATGAAAAATTAAGAAAAGATAAACGAATTGTTATTATGGAAAATACAAATGCCCGATATTTAAATAAAGAAGATTTTGAAAATGTTGAAATTTTTACATGTGATGTATCTTTTATTTCTGTGACTAAATTAATTGATTCTATTTATAATATCACATCTGAAAATGCTGAAGGAATAATTCTAATAAAACCTCAATTTGAATTAGATCCTTTGAAGTTAGTAAAAGGTGTTGTTAAAAAAGATATTTATAGACATGAAGCTATAGAAAAAGTAAAAAGTGCATTTATTAAAAAAGGATTTAAAATAATTGGAATTACAGAATCTCCCGTTAAAGGTAAAGAAGGGAACATAGAATATTTATTGTACTTAAAAAAATAG
- the guaA gene encoding glutamine-hydrolyzing GMP synthase codes for MKKVIIVDYGSQYTQLLARRIREIGIYSEVIQYDESIPNNAGAIILSGGPKSVNDPDAFPLDRDIFNTNVPILGICYGMQLLAKELGGKIEKTEISEYGKTEIQTIKRDIIFDGIKDNFTVWMSHGDSVVKLPLGSQILSKTKNNINACVKFSEKIYGIQFHPEVKHSEFGFEILENFLFKIAKLDKNWSLTNFIEEKIKEIKSELKSEKAIIALSGGVDSSVAAVLVHKAIGENLKAVFVNHGLLRLNEELEVKKIFNELLGINLTVVDAKKHFLNKLKGIVDPEEKRKIIGEEFIRVFEKESKNNYKYLIQGTIYSDVIESAASGKSTAKIKSHHNVGGLPEEINFKIIEPIKYLFKDEVRKVGELLGIPHHILYRHPFPGPGLAIRIVGEITEEKLNILKKADHIFIETLKEKNWYDKVWQAFTVLTPVKTVGVIGDERSYDYVLAIRSVDSVEGMTANWSKIPYYILEEISTRITNNVKGVGRIVYDITSKPPATIEWE; via the coding sequence ATGAAAAAAGTTATAATTGTAGATTATGGATCCCAATATACTCAATTATTAGCAAGAAGAATAAGAGAAATAGGGATTTATTCAGAGGTAATCCAATATGATGAATCGATTCCTAATAATGCTGGAGCAATAATCTTATCTGGTGGTCCGAAAAGTGTAAATGATCCAGATGCTTTTCCTTTGGATAGAGATATTTTTAATACAAATGTACCTATATTAGGCATTTGTTATGGAATGCAATTATTAGCAAAAGAACTTGGAGGAAAAATAGAAAAAACAGAAATTTCTGAATATGGGAAAACAGAAATTCAAACAATAAAAAGAGATATTATTTTTGATGGTATAAAAGATAATTTTACAGTTTGGATGAGCCATGGAGACTCAGTTGTAAAATTACCATTAGGATCACAAATTTTGTCAAAAACAAAAAATAATATAAATGCATGTGTGAAGTTCTCTGAAAAAATATATGGCATTCAATTTCATCCTGAAGTAAAACATTCAGAGTTTGGTTTTGAAATATTAGAAAACTTTCTTTTTAAAATAGCTAAGTTAGATAAGAACTGGTCTTTAACAAATTTTATAGAAGAGAAAATAAAAGAAATAAAAAGTGAATTAAAAAGTGAAAAAGCAATAATAGCTCTTTCTGGTGGAGTTGATTCATCAGTTGCTGCAGTTTTGGTTCATAAGGCTATAGGCGAGAATTTAAAGGCAGTATTTGTAAATCATGGATTATTAAGATTAAATGAAGAATTAGAAGTGAAAAAAATTTTTAATGAATTACTCGGAATTAATTTAACTGTTGTTGATGCAAAAAAGCATTTTTTAAATAAATTAAAAGGAATAGTTGATCCTGAAGAAAAAAGGAAAATAATTGGAGAAGAATTTATTAGAGTTTTTGAAAAAGAATCAAAAAATAATTATAAATATTTAATTCAAGGAACTATATATTCTGATGTTATTGAAAGTGCTGCTTCTGGTAAAAGTACTGCAAAAATAAAAAGTCATCATAATGTCGGTGGTTTACCTGAAGAAATTAATTTCAAAATTATAGAACCTATAAAATATTTATTTAAGGATGAAGTAAGAAAAGTTGGTGAATTATTAGGAATTCCTCATCACATTTTGTATAGGCATCCATTTCCAGGCCCTGGATTAGCAATTAGAATTGTAGGAGAAATAACAGAAGAAAAATTAAATATTTTAAAAAAAGCTGATCATATATTTATAGAAACATTGAAAGAAAAAAATTGGTATGATAAAGTATGGCAAGCATTTACTGTTTTGACTCCTGTAAAAACAGTAGGCGTTATTGGCGATGAAAGAAGTTATGATTATGTTTTAGCAATTAGAAGTGTAGATAGTGTTGAAGGTATGACTGCCAACTGGTCTAAAATACCTTATTACATTTTAGAAGAAATTTCTACAAGGATTACAAATAATGTTAAAGGTGTTGGAAGAATTGTATATGATATTACGTCAAAACCCCCTGCAACTATAGAATGGGAATAA
- the guaB gene encoding IMP dehydrogenase: MFRETLTFDDVLLLPKYSEVTPSMVNTETILVNGIKIKTPFISAAMDTVTEYEMAKALAYVGGIGIIHKNMSIDEQAHQIEKVKKTENGIISNPITISPNTTILEAENIMREYKIGGLPVVDENKKLLGILTNRDMRFEKNTNKTAKELMTPFKKLIVAHSQVSIEEAKEILHINRIEKLPIIDKEKRLIGLITIKDIFSVEEHPNASRDSKGRLLVGGAIGISDALERTEKLIKADVDVLVLDSAHGHSKNIIETLKKIKIEFPNIPIIAGNIATKEAAIDLIEAGADALKVGIGPGSICTTRIVAGIGVPQLTAIIDVVSVAKRYNIPVIADGGIRYSGDIVKALAAGANSVMIGSIFAGTEEAPGETILYQGRKYKTYRGMGSIGAMKKGSKDRYFQENVSNTDKFVPEGVEGMVPYKGKVSEVAYQLLGGLKSGMGYIGAKNIYELHEKAEFIKITSASIKESHPHDISITKESPNYSSK, translated from the coding sequence ATGTTTAGAGAAACACTTACTTTTGATGATGTACTATTATTACCAAAATATAGTGAAGTTACCCCTTCGATGGTAAATACAGAAACAATATTGGTAAATGGTATAAAAATAAAAACACCTTTTATATCAGCAGCTATGGATACAGTTACTGAATATGAAATGGCTAAAGCTTTAGCTTATGTTGGAGGAATTGGTATTATTCATAAGAATATGTCTATTGATGAACAAGCTCATCAAATAGAGAAGGTGAAAAAAACTGAAAATGGAATAATTTCAAATCCAATAACTATTTCTCCAAATACAACAATTTTAGAAGCAGAAAACATTATGCGAGAGTATAAGATTGGTGGCCTTCCTGTAGTCGATGAAAATAAAAAATTGCTAGGAATATTGACCAATAGAGATATGAGGTTTGAAAAAAACACAAATAAAACAGCAAAAGAATTGATGACTCCTTTTAAAAAATTAATTGTTGCTCATTCACAAGTTTCTATTGAAGAAGCTAAAGAAATACTTCATATAAATAGAATAGAAAAATTACCTATTATTGATAAAGAAAAAAGATTAATAGGTTTAATTACAATAAAAGATATTTTTTCTGTTGAGGAACATCCGAATGCTTCTAGAGATAGTAAAGGAAGATTATTAGTAGGAGGAGCAATAGGCATATCAGATGCTCTTGAAAGAACAGAAAAATTAATAAAAGCAGATGTAGATGTTTTAGTACTTGATTCTGCTCATGGCCATTCAAAGAATATAATTGAAACTTTAAAAAAAATAAAAATAGAATTTCCTAATATACCAATTATTGCTGGTAATATAGCTACAAAGGAGGCTGCTATTGATTTAATTGAAGCAGGAGCTGATGCATTAAAAGTAGGAATTGGTCCAGGGTCTATATGTACTACAAGAATAGTTGCTGGAATTGGAGTACCGCAATTAACAGCTATTATTGATGTTGTAAGTGTAGCAAAAAGATATAATATACCTGTAATAGCAGATGGAGGTATAAGATATTCTGGAGATATAGTTAAAGCATTAGCTGCTGGAGCAAACAGTGTAATGATTGGTAGTATTTTTGCTGGAACTGAGGAAGCACCAGGTGAAACAATATTGTATCAAGGTAGAAAATATAAAACATATAGAGGTATGGGTTCTATAGGTGCAATGAAAAAAGGAAGTAAAGATAGATATTTCCAAGAAAATGTATCAAATACAGATAAATTTGTACCTGAAGGTGTTGAAGGAATGGTACCTTATAAAGGTAAAGTTAGTGAGGTTGCTTATCAGTTATTAGGAGGATTAAAATCTGGAATGGGATATATTGGAGCTAAAAATATTTATGAATTACATGAAAAAGCTGAATTTATAAAAATAACTTCAGCATCTATAAAAGAAAGTCATCCTCATGATATATCAATTACAAAAGAATCACCAAATTATTCTTCAAAATAA